A region from the Eptesicus fuscus isolate TK198812 chromosome 1, DD_ASM_mEF_20220401, whole genome shotgun sequence genome encodes:
- the LOC103303645 gene encoding LOW QUALITY PROTEIN: septin-9-like (The sequence of the model RefSeq protein was modified relative to this genomic sequence to represent the inferred CDS: deleted 1 base in 1 codon) has translation MVDTPRDAGLKPAPAPQNEKAPVDFGYVGIDSILEQLGKKSMKQGFEFNMMVIGQSGLGKSTLINTLFKSKISCKSVQPPSSEERIPKTIEIKFITQDIEEKGVHVKLMVIDTPGFGDHINNENCWQPIMKFISDQYKKYLQEEVNINQKKHIPDTRVHCCLYFIPTTGHSLRPLDIEFMKRLSKVVNIVPVIAKADTLTLEERVYFKQRITPDLLSNVIYVYPQKEFDEDTEDRLVNKKSREDDPIPVVGSDEYQVNGKRILSRKTKWGTIEVENIMHCEFTYLRDLLIRTHMQNNHDTTSSIHFEAYCMKRLHKSNMANCMEGQESRAQEM, from the exons ATGGTTGACACCCCG AGAGACGCCGGGCTCAAGCCGGCACCTGCGCCGCAGAATGAGAAGGCCCCCGTGGACTTTGGCTATGTGGGCATTGACTCCATCCTGGAGCAGTTGGGCAAGAAGTCCATGAAGCAGGGCTTTGAGTTCAACATGATGGTGATCGGGCAGAGCGGCTTGGGGAAGTCCACCTTGATCAACACCCTCTTCAAATCCAAAATCAGTTGTAAGTCAGTGCAGCCGCCCAGCTCAGAGGAGCGCATCCCCAAGACCATCGAGATCAAGTTCATCACGCAGGATATCGAGGAGAAGGGAGTCCACGTGAAGCTGATGGTCATCGACACGCCAGGCTTCGGGGACCACATCAACAATGAGAACTGCTGGCAGCCCATCATGAAGTTCATTAGCGACCAGTACAAGAAGTACCTGCAGGAGGAGGTGAACATCAACCAGAAGAAGCACATCCCTGACACACGCGTGCACTGCTGCCTGTACTTCATCCCAACCACCGGCCACTCCCTCAGGCCCTTGGACATTGAGTTCATGAAGCGCCTGAGCAAAGTAGTCAACATCGTTCCGGTCATCGCCAAGGCCGACACGCTGACCCTGGAGGAGAGGGTCTACTTCAAACAGCGTATCACCCCCGACCTGCTGTCCAATGTTATCTATGTGTACCCCCAGAAGGAATTTGACGAGGACACGGAGGACAGGTTGGTGAACAAGAAGTCCcgaga AGATGATCCCATTCCTGTGGTGGGCAGTGACGAGTACCAAGTGAATGGGAAGAGGATCCTCAGCAGGAAAACCAAATGGGGCACCATCGAAGTTGAGAACATCATGCACTGTGAGTTTACTTACCTGAGGGACCTCCTCATCAGGACGCACATGCAGAACAACCACGACACCACCAGCAGCATCCACTTTGAGGCCTACTGCATGAAGCGCCTGCACAAGAGCAACATGGCCAACTGCATGGAGGGCCAAGAATCAAGGGCCCAGGAGATGTAG